In Alosa sapidissima isolate fAloSap1 chromosome 5, fAloSap1.pri, whole genome shotgun sequence, the genomic stretch CTTCTGTTCGTAAAGATGTTTTCTGCAGTCCTTACATCCTTATGAGTCAATACAATTTCAGACTGAAAGACCAAAGATGATTTGAGAAGAGAGGCAAGGTGTGAGGAAACAACATGAGTGACGCAATGTTTACCGGTTCAAAAAAAGCTGTAGTCTTCTAAAACATGAAATTGATTGAACTAATGGGTGGAATTACCAGGAACGGTGTGTACAGGAGAGATGCAGGATGTGTCAACAGAGAGGGCTGAGAAACAGGACATGTccgtgagagaaaaaaaaaatcattgttGATAACTTCTGTTCCATCAACAGCGCTTTTTCAATTAGGCCTTTTTGATGATGTATGTGTTTCTGGGTCAGGAAATTGATTAGTAAGCAGACGTCTGCAATTTGTCCCGTTTAGTCAAAGACGGGTAGGCCACCGCAAGAGCAAAGAGAAGCTCGGCTCTACAAAACAGCATCTTCTGATAACCAGATAGTATAGTCTGGGTAACTGAAGCACCACTGAAATGCATCTCCAAATTGGAAAGAAAGCGTAAGAAGTTAAAATCTTTGTTATGCTTTTATGTTGCAGGGTTGTTAAAACCTCTTATAGGAGACTTATTGTAGGATCAACACTAATATTAACATTATATGATTTTATGGCATACACATTCCTGTGGTTTGCTCATACCAAACTATGGTATCATGTAGATCACACATACTTACATTTTGATCTATGCAGAGTTGCACAGATATCACATTAAACAACCGCAAGTTTCCGCAAGTACTGAGCTGGTGCACGTAGGACTGAGGTTCACCTCAACCCAGTTTGCTtgtgtagagagagggagaagcagGGCTGTTTCCCCTAAGGCTTTGCACTAAGCAGACTAAAACACTCACCTGCAAGTAGCAGCTTCCACTTCTGATCAATACAGAAGACTACGCTCTTACATTTCACATTAATCTAATCCAAACCACTTCCAGTAGCTTTTAAGGAGACTTCGAGAAATACAGTGAATAATGGGCTTTAGAATTGGCTGATGTTATCCATGTAACAACTCTGATAAGTGTTTCAGGAACAAAATTAAAGTTGTTAAAACTGTGTTAAAAATGAGCAGGAACAAGAACAGTCAGGCGATTGCAGAACCTTTACAGTGACTGTAGCCTTTATCCGCTACACATATTAATGTTGTTCTCCTCCTTGCTGCATTATAGCTTATTATTATATGGAAGAGCCAACAATGTGCTTTTATCTTTCCCAAAATCCCAAACAGAAATGATGAAAAAAGCATGTCTAGTTGAATGTGTAGTGAACAATAACACAAAATACATCTTACCGCTCCAATCACTATAATATCTGGAccaataatatatataatatatgataatataataataagaatatgTCCAATAATACTCCAATATGCCTGGAATTACAAATAAAAGTGTAAATAATGCTTTTTTACTTTAAAATATTGTCAAAAGTTGTAAATATTCCTAGAGTATCTTAGTGCTATGTAATCCTATGGTAATCCTATGATATCATTCAGTTGAATGGGCATAACTAGGTTCCATATTTGCATGCTGTTGCCAGATGGCAACAATTATATTTTGCCAATTTCCAAAAATCTCATTATATATAAACTTGTTTTAATGATAAATTGTTCATGTTTACATAGTCCAGATAGTGTTTCAATGTTTCAAAGAAATACATATAGGTAATGCCTAATTCTGAATTTTGGCTATCCAAAGGTAGGTGGTGGTGGTCACAGAGGTACCTCTCTGTAGAAATGTAAAGTACTAACAACATATCCTAGTCATGTgatctaacaattattttttcatACCAAAATTAAAGTCCCCTTATTCACTTTTAAATAGTAAAATATAGGTTTGTGTTGCTACCAATTAAAAAACACTAAGATATTGTGTCCATATGGCAACACCATGCAGTAGAGGGCTAAAGGTTAAAATTTACATCATGTGGTCAGATATGTGGTGACCCACCTTGCTTCAAATAAATGATACCAATACTTTTTAAGTCATgtaagatcacacacacacagagagagagagagagagagagagagagagagagagagagagagatggacttgATTACAATACCAATCTCCCAGGGTATTGAACTGCAGTCCAGTGACTAAGGTTTTGTACCATCGACTATCTTACATCATCCACTGGTAATCCATGTGATTATTTAGATAAAAATTATGTGTTACCTTTGAACAGATAGAAACATCTTTAAACATCATAATGTAATGCTAATAGTTCATTGCAGATTATGTAATGTTACTTTAAAAGAAACTACCCAATATTCCTTATTCATTTTGCATTCTTTGATGAAGGCCTGTTACTTTCAAACTAAACCAAATGTTGTCTATAACTGTATACAAATATACAACCTTGGAGAAATCCTTCtaatgaatatcattttaaaagttcaGTTATGTTGTATGTCTGGGTGTGAATATGACTGtcagtgtgtatgtaatgtgtacaGGGGCCATCTATATTTACAACAGATTACCACTCATCCCCATGCCCTCCCCAAACACATCCAGACACAAGGCAGACAGGGCCAGTTAGCATCTTCAGTGTGAGCTTGGACCGATGTCTGGTTTAGCTGTAAGACCGTACCCTTGTGTTCCATGACAAAGGAAGGGAAAAACTCAAAACAGACTTTACTCTAAGTCCAAGGTGAGGATTCTGCTACATTTGTATATTATGTTCTATTTTACATAGCCGTTGGTGTCCTGTGACTATTATTGAATACAGTATAACACGTTGAGTACAGTGATGATATATGCACTTCAGTGATGAGACTATAATATGCACTCACTTAAAGGGGTTAAGGTTAGAAAGTAGACTTCTAAAGCTACAGAGGCAGTTGTGCTTTTTCTCATAGTTCTTCTGATAGTGTTGCTTTGTTCTTAATAGTATAGTTATTATATCATAAAGGCTATGTCATAACTGGTTACAATTTTGTCATTTCATCAAAAACTCTGGCCGACTCACATGTGGAGTCACTTTTACATGAACGACAACTCCCATGAACACATAAACTCTCATAACCCCTTTTCTAACATCCCAGATTACACACATAAAGTCGGCTCTGCTCTGTTAGATGTTCTCCTGGTCGTCTGTGTTCTCCGCGGGACCGCAGGTCCCCGACCGGCCCCCTCCTGAGGAGCTGGTGACGCGGATGCTCATGCTGGAGCTGACGGCGCTGCTCAAGCACACGGAGAAGCAGCATCAGGACCGCGTGGCCGCGGCGCAGCGCCGACGCAGCTCCTGCGTGGACTACAGCTGGCTCGCCACGCCAAGGAGGCCGTCTTTCCAGCTCCCCACCAGAGAGTTCCTGGAGTTGGAGGAGCTCTGCTCAAAGATCCCTCCCTCCCAGTGTGGGCCGGTGATTCTCAGGTAGGTAGATTACTTCACATCAGTGGACCCAGCCAGCAAGGGTGAATCAGAGGAATAAAATAGCTGTTTATCTCATGTACAGATGTTGTCAGCAATTCAGGGAAAAGGTCACTGATATTTGAGCTCAGGGAATGAGTGCTCATACAAAACAGACAGGTGGTGGATCATGAGGAGCAATTCATTTAAATCTGATAAAAAAAGTGTGTTGGATTAGAGTTGCACACTGCACCTTTAAACACCTTTTTCTCTTCTGGCAAAATGTATTCCTTTCTCCAAAGGAATTTCAACAAGCTTCATTAAAAACCCTTTCATTAAGAACAAATTAAGGCTCATTTTTACAGGGCAAACTGGACAAAGCTTTTTGAGAATGTTACTGGATGTTGAGTTATATGTTGATATACACCTTCTTGCTCCTCTCCACTCTGACGGAGCACAGGGTGCGTAACCTCGTGACCGAGTTCGAGCCGGAGGTCGGCGAAGTCTCGCACCTCTTCCGCTCTGTGCTGTGTGCCTGCCTGGACGAGGAGGAGCTGAGGGTCGAGACAGACGGCCCCAACCTCAGGGAACGCGCCCAGCTCTGGCGACGGCAGCACAGTCGGAGCCTGTCGCTCATCGCCCTGCCCTCTAGCCTCCGAATCCACCCGCTCTGGAACCCCTTCAAGCCTGGAGGAGACGACCGCACCCCGGAAGTGGAGGAGGATGGAAGAGGTGGTGTCGCGAGGCCCATCAGAGCGAGGAGTCTGCCGCAGATTAGTGTAACAGAGCACAGCGCACCAAACTGAGACTGGGGGACAAAAGGCCGGTGAAGCATCAACACAGGAGGATGACTTGACACACTAtggatgactgactgactggcgcgcacacacacacacacacacacacacaaagattttCACCATTATCACAAGTTCATTGAAGTCCATCATACAAGGTATGGATACCAAAAAACTGTATGTTACTTGTGTATGTCGAGTAATTTTGAGTacacttgtttttgttttacagCAATATCTTTATTTGGTTGAAAATATTCTGGCAGTAGACTGCTTTGTGCATAATGCTGTAATTATGATATCAGAAGTAATATAAGAACAGCTTCACATTTATTTCAAAATTGAGCATAATGTCACTTATTTATTATCATTTACAATATGTAAAGTTGgatttcatttttaaaaagtacaaGTTCTCAGCCTCTCAGGGTTCTCTTCTgacccattcattctctatgacACACTGTCCTTTTGCACACCGAGACCTTGATGACTGACACTTCCTTTCCAATGACAATACATTAAAGACGCACACTGACCGATACTCTGATTTGCTGGTCCTAACCAGAGGCTGATACAAGCTGTAGAAAGCTTCAGAAAATATTACAGGAATGACAAATTGTAGATAAAAGCAGTTTTCAAATGTCattagtcaacacacacacacattcttacacatactcacagactTGACATTTGACTCAACAACAGAACTTACAGCAAACCATCCCCCTGACCTCACGTCTCCCAGGGGGACAGGGGGGAGAAGAGACCAGTATGTCACGCAGCCCCTTCAGCCTCTAATTGTAGAATAAATGCCTGCCAAATGCACAGTGGCTAGTGTGCTGCACTCACTGTTGACAAACATTTCCCACGCTGTAATCAAACAGAGTTTGCATCTGTGCCCTAATAACCCTAATCTTGCTGAGTGAGTGAGCATGACTTAGAGAGTTAATACAGAGGGATCAGTAACAGCCTTGGTAATGTTAAACCATGATAGTCCTACTTGGAACACAGGCAGTTTTTAACACTTGTTAGAAATGGAGATGGTCTAAATGAAActggaaaaaaacaataaaataaaataaaattaatttaccCAGGGTCTGTGCATTCATACCTCAGATGGTGTAAGCAAAGTGTTGGGTAGGCAATCATTAACAAGTATGCACCATGAGCAGCAAAGAATACAGAAACCAATCCAACACAGCTCCCTCAAAaagacaataacaacaacaacaacaaatggcCTAAATaaaactggacacagtgaagataTCTATCAGGACTAATAATGTTGGGTAAAATTAAAACAACAAGGTCCTGAACAGTATctgaaatatttcaaaataatatttCATTACAATACTCAATAAGCCAATTCCAAATGACATGGCTAGTGCAAGGCTACTTATTCAATATCACACACTCGTTCCCTGTTCCAACTACATGTTGCACTTTACTGATCATGGTCCAATTTCAGACATTAAACAGTATGAACGTGAAAGAAGAATTAAATCAAATCACAACTGAAAAATCGCTTCTGGATTATTACGGTCATTCCCACCTGTGTGATTGCACAGGACCGCACCAGACAGGTAAGATGAACCAGGTGAGCATCTCACAAGGTGAGGGTGTGATGGGCGGATGAGCTAAGAAACTCCACTTTTGGCCACATCCTCTACCAACACCACCTGTCCTGTTCCGTCCAAACATCCAAACATCCTCATACATTTAACAAAATCATTCAGGCTAAGAAGACGACAAAGACGATGAAGAAAACcatgaggatgaggaagattTTGATGAGAAGCCAACGGTTGCCAGACACCGATTGGAAGTACTTAaggatctctgtgtgtgcagcctCCACGTTGAAGTGGGCATCCTCAACGTTGTGATCAATCCTGAGGGGAGAAGATGGCGAAATCTATTAGACAGATTAATTATAAATGATAAGAGGACCTACTAGAAATATACACATAACTCTGTACAACCATTATGAAACAGTATTACATCCTTGTGTAAATTAGTTGAAACAAATGTGATTTCCCCTGAATTACAATTCAGTACTGACCCGATtttcatgaaatttggtggaaaagtgtagcatgCTCCATGGAAGAACTTGTTGGATTTTATAGCAGATCTGAATCATGGGCTGGATCCACAAagtgtttcactttcactaatgTTGTGATACACTATCTGGCCTGGGCAAAGGCCTGTTCACTCCAAGTGCCCTTTTAGTTTAAAGTGGTCTAATGCAATTTAAGTGGTAAGCAATTAGAATAATTACTGTATCAGCCAGTATGTGTTTTTTACACCTTGTTTCAATTACTTCGCACAATGTGATATCTGTTTCAAGGTAAACCAAGGGAGGCACCACTTTGGTCTGCATGTGTTTCTCTCATTTCACTCTGAATTCACTCCCTCTTATTCAGAGTGACttacaaagtcaaagtcaaagtcagctttattgtcaatttcttcacatgttccagacatacaaagagatcgaaattacgtttctcactatcccacggtgaagacaagacatattttaccaatttaagtccacagacaaacataacattcaagtaaacaaaaaagtaagtaaataagtaaataagagggcacatataataatgaaaaaataagagcagcaaaatttggttgaaattgtgcatggacagtcaataaaatactagtgcaaagtcaggccaataaaaggcttgggtagttctgtttgacctgagtaataaagaaagtggcatagtggtgcaagttatgtaagagcagcagaagtgttacAGTGAACTAACTACAGAGACAGCCTCCGCTCTGCTTTGCTCAggggcacaatggtggcagGAAACAACTCGCAACCTTCTAGTGTTCCATTTGAAAACCCAAATCatagaccaccaccaccaccaccctctcgGCCCTTCTCTTTATCAACCTGGCTCACCTCTGTACAACTTCCTCCTGCTCCTTCACCATATGAGCCAGCTGTTGAAAGATGGAGCCCAGCTCCACGATGGTGGTCTCGATGTTCTGCATGGTGTCTGCCCGGCTCTGAATGTAGGAGTTCTGAACAGGCACACGACAACATTATAAAGCCCTCTCAGCCGTCTTAAGATTTGACATGCTAACACAATCGATACATCAGAGCTCTTAAACCTACCAACCTACCTGTTCATTTACAAGCTGCATCTGCTGGCTAGCACGGGAGTCCATGTCTATGGACACATCACCTGGGTTCCTAGACTCATCTTGCATTAGTAATGAGTTTCCTGGGTCTGAAACGGACACATGAaatcacacattacatttacatacatgtaCCCATTGAGTAGACACCTTCATCAAAACGCTTTACAGCACAGTTCAGGTATATATTTTCATCAGTATGTGTGCTCCCTAGGTATGGTGTTGTTAACACCTTACTCGACCAGTTTCAC encodes the following:
- the LOC121709714 gene encoding protein RD3; this translates as MFSWSSVFSAGPQVPDRPPPEELVTRMLMLELTALLKHTEKQHQDRVAAAQRRRSSCVDYSWLATPRRPSFQLPTREFLELEELCSKIPPSQCGPVILRVRNLVTEFEPEVGEVSHLFRSVLCACLDEEELRVETDGPNLRERAQLWRRQHSRSLSLIALPSSLRIHPLWNPFKPGGDDRTPEVEEDGRGGVARPIRARSLPQISVTEHSAPN